One window of the Solibacillus isronensis genome contains the following:
- a CDS encoding phosphomannomutase, whose amino-acid sequence MSLLEHLSRLLENVGTILEEVDTLFEHLEHLLEQTALILENRKYIRTNKFILEHFRLY is encoded by the coding sequence GTGAGTTTATTAGAACATTTGAGTCGTTTATTAGAAAATGTCGGTACGATATTAGAAGAAGTAGATACTTTATTTGAACATCTGGAACACTTATTAGAACAAACCGCACTTATATTAGAAAACCGGAAATATATTAGAACAAATAAATTTATATTAGAACATTTTAGATTATATTAG
- a CDS encoding TetR/AcrR family transcriptional regulator translates to MSNQTKDKILETATRLFYFQGFHGTGLNQIIKESGSPKGSLYHYFPEGKEQLAEEAIVLSKRRIGAVIQHYMNEFEDVGAALNAHILAMADLFDLDNGLEERSYTMMPFGLLAAESAFMNERLRKVCGDTYKYWESIYYTKLIANGFSDEAAVTLSKAVSAMIEGAVTLSLSQRSNEPLLNISKVIPALVAQYK, encoded by the coding sequence ATGTCTAATCAAACGAAAGACAAAATTTTAGAAACAGCGACACGGTTGTTTTACTTTCAAGGTTTCCACGGGACCGGTTTAAATCAGATTATTAAAGAATCGGGATCACCAAAAGGGTCGCTGTATCACTATTTTCCTGAAGGGAAGGAGCAGCTTGCCGAAGAAGCGATCGTATTGTCAAAACGGCGAATCGGTGCGGTCATTCAGCATTATATGAACGAGTTCGAGGATGTCGGGGCAGCACTGAATGCCCATATTTTAGCGATGGCCGACCTATTTGATCTGGACAATGGACTTGAGGAGCGTTCCTATACGATGATGCCGTTCGGACTGCTTGCGGCGGAATCGGCATTTATGAATGAGCGTTTGCGGAAAGTATGCGGTGATACGTATAAGTACTGGGAATCAATTTATTACACAAAATTGATTGCCAACGGGTTTAGTGATGAAGCGGCTGTCACATTGAGTAAAGCGGTAAGCGCGATGATTGAAGGGGCCGTTACCCTGTCATTGTCCCAGCGTTCGAACGAGCCGTTATTAAATATAAGCAAAGTCATCCCTGCGTTGGTTGCGCAGTATAAGTAA
- a CDS encoding transposase yields the protein MKEKQRRNHVDSATKELIIKSVAEEGAKVSDIAGRYDVGHSTVHRWVKEYRESLTDLVPASEAEKIRAAYEKKIRALEEENEILRKAIHGLSDIER from the coding sequence ATGAAGGAAAAACAACGTCGTAACCATGTTGATTCGGCAACTAAGGAGCTTATTATCAAATCTGTAGCAGAAGAAGGCGCAAAGGTTTCCGACATCGCTGGTCGATATGATGTCGGCCATTCGACAGTTCATCGGTGGGTGAAAGAATACCGCGAGTCACTGACAGACTTGGTCCCAGCAAGCGAAGCAGAAAAAATAAGAGCAGCTTATGAGAAGAAAATTCGCGCATTGGAAGAAGAGAATGAAATTTTGAGAAAAGCGATTCATGGACTTTCGGACATTGAACGGTAA
- a CDS encoding nuclease-related domain-containing protein has product MQQTRHYLFVKTLLNRMKMDDLDAPSIEQEFYRLEAGLSGEQKLKRLLSDYHFKSAFHIFYNFECINSKGFTHQMDALLITPNFVVVIEVKQMSGTLYYKPALHEFSRIHDNVSENFPNPFDQAYRHQLFLEHQFKAWQISIPIYHIVALANHRATLDHSLSNFPIMHMSGIPRFIEKLYKQHPNPRVNITFLQNQLEQLYEQLPPRRGIERHRLRNGVLCKECDYVNEMHYRQGYFICPVCQVKSKEALYETFLQYRILVGPRITNKEFREFFNISCIHTASKLLAKAGLEKHGVNKGTYYLIPEKFE; this is encoded by the coding sequence GTGCAGCAAACCAGGCATTATTTATTCGTCAAAACATTGTTGAATCGCATGAAAATGGATGATTTGGACGCACCCTCAATCGAGCAGGAATTTTACCGATTGGAGGCCGGCTTATCAGGCGAACAAAAGCTGAAACGGCTGCTCTCGGACTATCATTTTAAATCCGCTTTCCATATTTTTTATAATTTCGAATGCATCAATTCAAAAGGTTTTACCCATCAAATGGACGCTTTGCTCATTACGCCAAATTTTGTCGTCGTTATTGAAGTAAAACAAATGTCCGGCACCCTTTACTACAAACCGGCGCTCCATGAATTTTCCCGCATCCACGATAATGTCAGCGAAAACTTCCCGAACCCGTTTGACCAGGCATACCGCCACCAGCTTTTTTTGGAGCATCAATTTAAAGCGTGGCAAATTTCCATCCCAATTTACCATATCGTCGCGCTCGCCAATCACCGCGCAACACTCGACCATTCCCTTTCCAATTTCCCGATCATGCATATGAGCGGTATCCCCAGGTTTATCGAAAAACTGTATAAGCAGCATCCGAATCCTCGCGTGAATATTACTTTTCTGCAAAATCAATTAGAGCAACTTTATGAACAGCTCCCCCCTCGTAGGGGCATTGAAAGGCACCGGCTACGTAACGGAGTTCTCTGTAAGGAGTGCGATTATGTCAATGAAATGCATTATAGACAAGGCTATTTTATTTGCCCGGTATGTCAGGTGAAAAGTAAAGAAGCATTGTATGAAACTTTTCTGCAATACCGAATTTTAGTCGGCCCACGCATAACGAATAAAGAGTTCCGTGAGTTTTTTAATATTTCGTGTATCCATACTGCTTCGAAACTGTTGGCGAAAGCCGGTCTGGAGAAGCACGGGGTGAATAAAGGGACTTATTATTTAATTCCGGAGAAGTTTGAATAG
- a CDS encoding DHA2 family efflux MFS transporter permease subunit, giving the protein MAALFNVKSPKGMAAVLMISTFVGLFGETALNMALTNIMDDFGVSAASAAWLTTGYLLVLAVLVPLSSYLVRWFTTRQLVVAAVVFAVIGSLLGALAPNFAVLLAGRFVQALATGIILPLMFSVVMLIFPVQKRGAVMGFVGIILTAGPALGPSIAGLIVSSLSWRYIFWIMVVVYALVIVLAIAKVDNVSNVTRPKIDLLSLIASTFGFGGVVFALATLAEQSISKPIVWAPLVIGLVLLVVFGVRQTKMDEPMIDLSVFKSPMFSLGVALMVATMFMILSVAILVPMFLKTVLGFAALTAGLCMLPGNILNIIMSPIVGTNFDKVGAKIFTRIGFAMILVSMIVFLTTISATTATWIIIVNLCVFFVGVSMTIMPAQTNAMNSLAPQKFADGSAALNTLTQIAGASGTAVAITMFTIGQQNYIEKFSNALPAEFLAHGVHSAFIVVTVVSVLGLVGSFFVKNSKPVGN; this is encoded by the coding sequence ATGGCAGCACTATTCAATGTGAAAAGCCCAAAAGGCATGGCAGCTGTTCTGATGATCAGTACATTCGTTGGTTTATTTGGTGAAACGGCATTAAACATGGCGTTAACAAATATTATGGATGACTTCGGTGTATCAGCCGCATCAGCAGCATGGTTAACAACTGGCTACTTATTAGTATTAGCCGTATTAGTTCCATTATCATCTTATTTAGTCCGTTGGTTTACAACACGTCAATTAGTAGTGGCGGCAGTTGTGTTCGCAGTGATCGGTTCATTATTAGGCGCATTAGCACCGAACTTTGCGGTATTACTGGCAGGTCGTTTCGTACAAGCACTTGCAACAGGGATTATTCTACCGTTAATGTTCAGTGTTGTAATGCTGATTTTCCCGGTACAAAAACGTGGCGCGGTCATGGGGTTTGTAGGGATTATCTTAACGGCAGGTCCGGCATTAGGTCCATCAATCGCAGGTTTAATCGTATCTTCTTTAAGCTGGAGATATATTTTCTGGATCATGGTCGTTGTTTATGCCCTTGTAATCGTTTTAGCAATTGCTAAAGTGGACAATGTTTCAAACGTAACACGTCCAAAAATTGATTTATTATCATTAATAGCTTCTACATTCGGTTTCGGTGGTGTTGTATTCGCGTTAGCAACATTAGCGGAGCAATCGATTTCAAAACCAATCGTTTGGGCACCACTTGTTATTGGCTTAGTTTTATTAGTAGTATTCGGCGTTCGCCAAACAAAAATGGACGAGCCGATGATCGACTTATCGGTATTCAAATCACCGATGTTCTCTTTAGGTGTCGCGTTGATGGTTGCGACAATGTTCATGATTCTTTCAGTGGCGATTTTAGTGCCGATGTTCCTGAAAACAGTATTAGGTTTCGCAGCATTAACGGCAGGTTTATGTATGTTGCCGGGTAACATTTTAAATATCATCATGTCACCAATCGTTGGGACAAACTTCGATAAAGTCGGAGCGAAAATCTTTACACGTATCGGTTTTGCGATGATTTTAGTGTCGATGATCGTATTTTTAACAACAATTTCAGCAACAACTGCAACTTGGATTATCATTGTAAACTTATGTGTATTCTTTGTCGGAGTATCGATGACAATCATGCCGGCACAAACGAATGCGATGAACTCATTGGCACCACAGAAATTTGCTGACGGTTCAGCAGCATTAAACACATTAACGCAAATCGCCGGTGCTTCAGGTACAGCGGTTGCGATTACAATGTTCACAATCGGTCAGCAAAACTATATCGAAAAATTCAGCAACGCTTTACCGGCAGAGTTTTTAGCACACGGTGTTCACTCAGCGTTCATCGTCGTGACAGTCGTTTCGGTATTAGGTTTGGTTGGTTCGTTCTTCGTGAAGAACAGCAAGCCGGTTGGGAATTAA